Within Spinacia oleracea cultivar Varoflay chromosome 4, BTI_SOV_V1, whole genome shotgun sequence, the genomic segment gccctccctagctgcgcccgaaccgagcaagaacaagtctttaggactccaagtgtcgtccctccgtagatagtccacagcacgtccggatccgccttaagattgaccaactagaatcgcccttaaggtaatagaattttcggcacttttgagcaagatgtgtgactgaatttttctctcaaaaactcactttgaatacttttaaaactcgttataaattgtgaacccaggccacatatttataggggtatggaaagagaattggaatcctattaggatacgaattaattaaacttagaatcctacaagaactctaattaattaatttttcaaatagaattaggaatttaatcattaaccgaactctgcacgttttaggaatcgtgcatgaacacaaactcacacacacacacacggcagccacgatgggccgcccatgcgcgtgcgtgcgagcagcagcccacgcagcgaggcccacgcagccgcggccttggcgcgcgctgggcctgccttgctgtaggcctgggcgctgccttggctgggcttgtggcgcgcgtttggcttgctgggcgatggcctggcttcgagctgggccctcgtccggcaggcctcgtccgatgcttattcgtacgatacgcttccgattaaatttccgattccggaattcatttccgatacgaacaatatttaacatttccgatttcggaattaatttccgtttcgaacaaatatttaatatttccgtttccggaattattttccgattccgataatatttccgattctgacaatatttccgtttccggcaatatttccgattctggcaatatttccatttccgataatattttccgatacgtaccatgtttccgtttccggcaatatctacgacttggataatatttatatttccgatacgatccatatttccgtttccggcaatatcatcgtttccggagtattcatttcttgcctgtgacgatctcagctcccactgaaaccaagatccgtcgattccgaatattcatagatggagtatttaatgccattaaatacttgatccgtttacgtactatttgtgtgaccctacgggttcagtcaagagtaagctgtggattaatatcattaattccacttgaactgaagcggcctctagctaggcattcagctcacttgatctcactgaattattaacttgttaatcaatactgaaccgcatttattagacttatcatagaatgcatacttggaccaagggcattatttccttcagaattgacacaaaaatcactcgatttggttgagtaacgaagaaactgccgaaaaactgcgtacatataattaaataaacgcaatttgcaattaattaacaattacgaaaattaatcacccctttttaattctttgcaaatttgtaaaatttaaccatgtttaagcaattatagatcatgcaattaataaggggctcgtgataccactgttaggttatgatacatatgaacaacataaatcatgcaaaaaccttaatgccaggaatcatattaattgcacataatcatataattagtctaggatgcatacactttgtagcgtgccctccctagatgcgcccgaaccgaacaagaacaagtctttaggactccaagtgtcgtccctccgtagaaagttcacagcacgtccggatccgccttaagattgaccaactagaatcgcccttaaggtactacttattttcagccaaatagggcaagtgttatggctgatttttctgcttaaaaaatcctagctttgaatacttgaaaacttgtgtataaatttgtgaacctaggcacatatttatagagtcatggaaaaggatttagaatcttattagaataccaattagtttaattagaatccctttagaactctattaaataaattcaatctactaggattaggatttaatcatagaacgaattccaatagctttaggattcgtatcgcacacaactGCACACGAGcgcgagcaccgcacagcccgcgcaagcctcgcagCCCACCTATCATGgataacttgttaattaatactgaaccgtatttattagacttaatattaaatgcatacttggaccaagggcattatttccttcaccggcTTGTTCGCCATCACTTGGTGCGTCTCGACGTCGACATTGGGACTAGTTGCAGTTGCACCTATCTCAACATcgtcatcctcatcctcatccttGGCACCGGGGGGGACATACTCCTCGGGGAATGCGCGGTTGAAGTCATCAATGTCAGCTTAAGGAGTCCAACTTGTATTCTTGCCTTCTAGAACTCTGTTTTGGAAAAATTCTTCTTAGGGCTGAACTTGTCTTgaggatggtgctaacaatcgattgagcTAGATAATGCAAAGTGACAAAAGTAATTCGTAAGAGCATAAAGGAGTATATTATTAGCAAGTAGAGCTTATATGTACAAAAGAGCCGTCTAAGATATTTTATAGGCTTTACACAACGAATGTAACGTTCATAATTTAATACACATAATTAAGCTTAATGAAGGTAGTTAATGTTGCTCTCCACACTTAATCATTTAAACGTAACCGTTGCCGTCTCTCTCAAACGTTGAGAGTAAGTTGTTCAGCCGTAACCCTGTGCCTTGCTGGCAGACACATGTACTCCACAGTGGCATACTTGGACACatcaagagggtattttcccccctaacaattccccaaacccattttgaatttttttcctGGAAGTTCAAAAGAGAAATGGGTTTCCTTGTTACCAAGAAAAGGGAGGAAATAACCTCTTATTCCCCCAATGAATGACGACGTTTGATAATGATGACTCCTTGAGAAGCCAACCGCCCAATCTCTTCCATAAATACGTCATCCCCTTTACCCATTTATTAAcacttcctctttctctctcttctcaacCGTAAAGAATCCGGTGATTTCCTCTTCAAAGAATTCAGGTAACCGCCCCTTCTTCTTCTCTCCCTTCTAGTATTCCATCCTCTATGTCACAAAGAATGGGAACAAAGTCGGCTCGTGCGAAGAACAAGAAAATAGTGGTGGGGTGCGACCTGGACGAGGGTCTTGTGTTTAGTCCAAGTAACATTCTGGACAAGAAGAACGCTCGAGCGGCAACCTGGGGAAACCAGGATGCGGCGACGCTCAAGGCTGAGTGCGGTTTTCCTCCGCCGGCGGTAATTTGTTTGCCGAAGCCCAATGAACTTGTTGATTGGACGTCGGACGGTTGGGTGTGCTTCTACGAGTACCCCTTCAAAATTGGGTACACTTAACCTTTCTCGCCGCTGGTGAGGGGCGTTCTGAAAACCCTAATGGTGATgccggcgcaactgatgccGCAATTTGGCGGGTCATGCATCTCGTCGACCACCTGGCCGACAAACTGGGAATGGAATTCCGGGTGGAGGACTTGGTATACACCTACAAGGTCCAAAACTACGGAGCCGGGCGGTACTTGCTGCATGTGAAGGATGATAGGGAAGCTCTCCTTGGTTCGGACCAATCGAACGACAGAGAGTGGATGGGTCgtttcttttttgtggagttggctagtctGGGGCCCGACTCTGACTTCTTGACTGGGCCCTTTACCACATTTTTCCAGATATGAGACCCGGTTTAAAGGAGGTAGGGTAGTGTCTATGATCTATGTACTTCTCCTTAATCAACTTGGTAGCTAAATTATTGGCAGAGTTAAACTTCCAACACATTTTAGTCATTGCTACCTCATTCATAATAGTTGCTGCCCTTAAATTGAACCCCCCTGCATTATGTTCACCACAAACGTTTAACTAGGCAATGAGAAGAGTTTTCTTGTTTTCAGTGTCTGACCCCCAAAGGAATTGGGCACATGTGTTGTCTATCTCGTGAAGGGTTTTCTTTGGGAGCTGCAAGACTTGCATGGGATAGCTATCTATGGCAGTAAGAGTAGACTTGATAAGCACTAGCCTTCCTGCTTTAGACAAACATTTGGCCTTCCAGGAGCTAAGTTTGGCCCTAATGTTTCTACAGATATGACCCAGTTGGGATTGGGATGGTCTTTTATATGTTAAGGGGAAGCCTAGGTATACTCCTAGATCTGGACTGGATTCAAAATTTAGATTGTTACTGAAGATGTCATGTTGGAGTTGGGGAGTGTGTTTTGAGAAGTAGAGTTTACTCTTGCTGTTGTTCATTTTTTGTCCTACGCAGTCCCAAAATTGGTCTAGAAATTCAATCATACCCTTAAGGGTTTTATTAGAGGTGTCCCCAAAAAGGATAAGGTCATCTGCAAACATTAAGTGACTGATGGGGGTTCCATTTCTTTTCAAGTAAAAAGGCTTCCagttcccttggtccaaatattcAGATATGAGGACAGCAAGGTATTCCATACATATTATGAATATGTATGGAGATATGGGGTCTCCTTGTCTGATTCCTCTAGAAGTTTGGAATGGAGTGGAGGCTTTGCCATTGACTAGGACAGAAGTTGAAGGGGAGGTAATGCAACTTAGTATTAGGTCGCATGAGTACCTATCAAAACCTTTCCTAGATAGGCAAAATCTAATGAAATTCCAATCCATTCTGTCATAGGCCTTTTCTAAACCAATCTTCAGAGCAAACCACCCAAACTTCCCTTTCCTAGATTTCATAGAGTGAAGAATCTCACTGGCAATGTAATTAACGTCACAACCCCTCCCATGTAGGAAACTGTTTTGGTTTTGGGAGATAAGATCTTTAAGGAAATGTTTGATTCTGTTTACCAAAAGTTTGGAGACAATTTTATAGCTCACATTGCAGAGACTGATGGGTTTAAATTGCTTAATGGTTTCAGGGTGATCAATTTTTGGTATAATGCAGATGGTGGTATCATTGATTGATTCAGGAAAGGTCTTTGTTCTAATGATATTGTCTACAAAAGTGTACAAGTCCTTCCACATTACTCCTCAGTGCTGCTGATAAAAGTGGGCATGAAAGCCATCTATCCCAGGGGATTTAAATGGGCCTAGCTCAAAGACTTCCCTTCCCACTTCTTCCACTGTGGCAGGATGGTCAATGGCTATGGTGTTCAGATAGTGATGGTTGTCACAAGTGGGCATGGTAGACTCTGAGGTGAACAAAGTTGAGAAGTACTGCATAATATGGGGAACAAGGTCATCACCCTCAATGACCTGGCCAACCTCAGAATTTAAGGTAGTGATCTTGTTCCTTTTTCTCCTGATTGTCACTGACCTATGGAAGTAGGTAGTGTTTTGTTCACCACATTTAATCCAGTTGGTTCTTGCTCTGGTCATCCAGAAGGCCTCTTCTTgttgaaaaataagatttatcTCTGAAGATAACTCCCCATTTAAATCAAgaagatgcatacatgttggtCTAGTTTCTAAAGCATTATGAATACCATTTAGCCTAGCAGACAGATGTTTCctttttttgaaaatgttaCCTATATTATCCTTAACCCAAGAAGACATGATTCTAGTGATAGGAATAAGTTTATCTACATAATCAATAGTATTTGTTTTCCCATTTAAGTTCACCGTGTTTGAGAACCCTGGTTGGGAATACCACAAGGGCTCCATTATAAAAACAGTTTGGAGATTTTGGCAAGTTGGAACAATTGGTTCTGAGATTAATTTAATTGGGTTATATATGATCAGAAGTGTCTCTGGGCAAGGTATGGACTGCAGCTAATGGGAATTTGTCAAGCCAATGCATATTGACCCAGGCCCTGTCTAATCTGTGGAAGATAGGTTTCTGTTTTCTCTTATTATGCCAAGTGAACTTATTCCCCCACACACCCTGCATCAAATAAACCACAGGTATCCATTGCTAACGTAAATTTATCTACTCTTTTTTGTTTTATGGGTCTACCTCCTATTTTTTCTGATTGGCATGTTATTTCATTAAAATCCCCCATGACAACCCAAGGCACAGACATATGAGTAGACATATCAATTAAATCATGCCAGATCCCTACtctacttttatactttgtactTGCATAAATAGCCGATAAATATAATTGAAAGCTAGGATTAGAAATTACCTCCACTATGCCATAAATAGCTTGTTGATCCGACCCTATCATCTGAAATTTGATGAAGAGGGGGTTCCACATGACTACTATTCCACCAGGAAGTCCATATGGTACAGCCATCACAAAGTTCTCATATGGGGTTGACTTATTACTCAATATATGTTTGGTATGGGCTCTGCTTGTTTTGGTTTTAGTGAGGACAATAACAGAGGGTTGGTGCTCATTGTAGATATGGTACGGTAGAGGTTGGCTTGGAAGCCTCTGCGGGCAATCCCTCTGCAATTCCATGCGACTATGATCATTGGATTAGGGATTTTGTGAGTCCTGGAGAACTCCTTGTACTTCATCTAAGTTGTTGGATTGATCTTGTCCATAAACTCCTTGCTACTTTTGCTCCAAAGTACTTGGTTCCTCGCTACAAACTCCAATTCTGCCTCCCAGGTCTCCTCCTCTATCTCCTTCACCAGAATTGCTCATATCTCGACTTGGGGCATTCTCTCTGTTGTGGACATCACCATGAATCTGTTGGAGCTGTCCCCAAACGTCGCCTTGAGGGGAGCCCTGGATGACAACTAACAGGTCCTTCTCAATTGAGGGAGCACTGGAATTGGATCGCTCATAAACTCCAACTCCGGGGGTTGATGTTCTTCCCCATTCTCGCTTCCTTGCTGACCATCCACCATCTGACGAACTTCTCCAATACAGGGCATAGTGTTTTCATGGTGTTCAGGTCCGGTAGATGTGCAAGATACATCGTACCTCTGCTTCTTGGAGACATTACCATGTCCTGGTACGGTGTGTCCACTCCATGTGGATCCAGAATGAAGGAGTGAATTTTCTCGACACTGACTTCGAACTGGTGAGAAGGGGTTTTGAGCATGAACCTCGTGTTGTTAACATGAATCTATGGAAAAGTTGGTATCGGTGCTTCCTTGCAGACATATTGGTTGAGAAGCTGAACGCCGGTGACCTCCATGATTGGTAGGGGAAAGTCGAGAGGGAATGATTGGAACGATAAgatgaatttgggaattttgttGTTGTGACTCATGAAGTAGCAGTGCACATAAGGTGGTGGTTTGGTGAAATCATTGTCCTCCGTCGAATCTCCTCCGGAATCGAACATGTCGAAGTCCATCTCGCTCGACATTTTCCggtttcttgttgtttttgagGGTGGTAAGGAAGTTGGGAGGGGGGGAAGGGTTTTGGTTTAGAGAGAGAGGGGGACTGAATTTTGTGTTTTTGGAGTTGGTTTTAGTTGGGGAGGAAGAGAAGGTGAAAGGTTTAATGAACTGGCTGGTGATTGGTTGGTTGGAGGTTGGGAATGGGATTGGTTGTTTTGGCGGTTCTTTGTTTTTGGCCTTTGGATTTGGTTTGTGTTTTGGTTGTTTGATCTGGTCCGTTGGATCAGCAGTTTCCTTTTGGGAGACAGATGATAGGGTGTTTTGCATTTCATTGGATTGGGCCCCCATTTCATCTTTATTTTTGAGTTGGGTCGACAGAGTTGAGATTGCCTTTTGGACTGGCACATGTTGCTTCCCTCGAATTCCcactttcttttttgtttcaaATCCCTGTTTTGTTTCAAATCCCTATTTTGTTTTTACCTCCTTTCAAATCCCACTTTCTCTTCtcctttttttgtctttttcctccttttcattcttctttttccAGACTTTCCTGAGCCTGCAGCATTTCCTCTTATACCGTTGTTACTTTTTGTCGTTCTCTTAGAGACATTGATCCAAGGGTTGGGGTTGATTTGCCGTCTTCCATCAACGGTCGTTCCACACTTTGCACTTACActtcaattagggtttctttCTGTATGTCTTCTCCGCCGACCTTGTCTTCTTCTTGCGTTGGTGCCACTGGACACCGATCAATTCCATGGCCAATTGAATTGCAAACGTGACAGACGTGTGGAGTTTCATCGTAGATTATGCTCTGTTTGAATGCACCTAGCCATATCGCTTCCTTTCTCTGTTTTGCTAAATGCAAAACGCATTCTGTTTTGTTCGAATTAGCTCTATAGTCTGACTTAATGAACGACCCAATTTCACCTGCAATCTTCTGTAAAAACAGAGTTTGAATGAAACTCAATGGGAAATTCTGATAGTGACACCCAGACCGGGACCTTCGCGATAGTGGCTTGAGATGGTTTGAATCCTGGCACCCATGGTTGAACAAGTAACATGAAACTCGATATGAACCAAGGACCATTCGATAGGACATTTTCTCTATCAGCCTTTGTTGGTAGTGTGACATTGTAGAAACCTTTGCCTAACGCAATGAACTGGATTTGTGGTTGGATTTTCCAAATTCTTTGAAGAGACGACTTCAAATATTTGACAGAAAACGATTTCCCCACAACTTTGTTTATCAACATGTTTATCCACTTGACTGGCAGAGATTCGACCTCTTCATGGTCTAGGCTGATGAAAGCATTTAGGCTTGGATCAAAGGATGGAGGTGGTTGGGATGAGATGATAGGGAGAAGGAAGGCATGAGAAAAAGAAACTTTGAAAGGTTCTGGCTGAGTTTTAAGGGTGGCTGCATAGGATAGCTTTACTGGTGGAGGGGGAGGACGTGCGATTATGATGGTAGAGGGgtgatgttgttgttgatggGAGATGGGGTTGGTCGGCTGTGAGGCTAAGGGTGGCTGAACCTTGGACTGAGTGGTGGAATTCGGCGATAGTGGGAGGGGGGctcttctcactttctctctcttaacaTTTTTTAGTGCTTTTCTTTGTTTTAAGCTATTTTCTttttgaaatattttttatgggcattgcaaaaaaaaaaattttttttgctaagcaagtgAGAATAATATTATTAAGCTCAAAACGAGATACAAGCTAAACTAGGACCAAGGGAgacaaaccaactaggttggaccctCTCACCAAGGAACTAGCACAAACAAACTAGCCAACATGCATACAAACACCAACAAACAACCTATAAAGCCAAAAACCATTGGCTATCAGACTTACTAACACTCTTAGGCAACACTGCTTGTATTCTACTTTTTACAACTTGATTCATGCTACTGATTGTGTTGTTGACAGTAGGAACAGTCTGTTCCCAATAACTTGTATTCCTGCATCTCTAGATCAAATACACAAGAGCAACTACAGCTGTAAAAACTACCTGTTTTCTGAACTTGGACCTTCTCTGTGACTGATGTCTCTAAATATGTGCTGCAATTTGTTACCATGTTGCAAACCCATCCATTTCTTCATTTCCATCAAACACATGTTACTATAAGTACACCTGAAGAATAAGTGATCATGTATCTCATCACCTTGACCACAGATCAGGCAACTAGCAGAAGCACTAATCCCTATTTTTGCAACTTAGCTGTAGTTTAGAGTCTAGCCTGGATTGCAAGCCAAGCAATAAATCTATGCTTTGGGGTATTGAGTCTATTCCACACCAGTCTATCCCAGTGAACTTTAGGCTTATCATCTGTTAATTTCTCATACACCTGCTTTACTGAGTAATGAGGCATATTACTGAACTCATTCTCAGAATAAACTTGTTTCAGTAACTCTTTCACTTCACAGATCGTCTCCAATACCAGCTTGCAGTATGGCATGGCTGGTATCCCCACCATTCCCCATTCTTTAAATACACAGAAGTCACCCATTTGACCCAAACATTATCTTGCTTGGTAGCTAAAGCCCACACATATTTACCCATGCTGGCAGTGTTCCAAAGAACAACATCTCTAAAGCGTAGTCCACCTGTTTGCTTACTGCTGCAAGTATTATGCCAAGCTACATTGCTAGGCTTAGAGCTATAAGCAAGACCACTCCACAAAAAGGCCCTACAGACCTTAGTGATCTCCTGTAGAACATTCTTAGGAAAAATGTATATTTGTGCCCAATACATATGTAAGCTCAACAGAACTGAGTTGATAAGCTGCATTCTAGCCACATAAGACAGATTTCTAGTGCTCCACATCTTTATCCTAGCTGTCATCTTATCTACTAACATTCCACATTGAGCAAGAGATATTCTCTTAGCACAAATGGGAACACCAAGATACTTGAAAGGCAGTTGACTTCTGGTAAAACCAGAAACAACAATGATTCTCTGAATTACATCATTACTCATACCATGGCAATAAATGGAAGATTTTTGCTGATTTGCCTTCAAACCAGAGGAAGCAGAGAACAACTTGAAAGCTTGCAGAATGAGGTAAACGGATGGGAATTCACCTTTGCAACAGAGAATAAGATCATCAGAAAAACACAAGTGAGTGAGTTTAAGCTATTTGCATCTTGGATGATACTGAAATTGACTCATATCACTCATCTTATGCAGTACCCTAGACAGATACTCCATGCAGACAACAAAAAGAAGAGGAGAAATTGGATCTCCTTGTCTCAGACCCCTCTTAGACTTGAAAAAGCCATGCATTGAGCCATTAAGCATGAGAGAAAACATTGGAGTGGTCACACACTCCATGACTAGATTAACAAACTGAACAGGAAATTCCAGATAAATCAGCATGTCTTTTAGAAAGTTCCAATCAACAGTATCATATGCCTTTTGGAGATCAATCTTCATTAAACAGCTTGGCTTCACACCTTTCCTCCCATAATGCCTCACAAGGTCCTGAACAACCATGATATTATGCACAATATACCTTCCATGAACAAACCCCCCTTGATTCTCAAAGATCAAATCAGGGAGAATTTGTCTAAGCCTTGCACACAAGACTTTAGTGACACATTTTTACAATGTGTTACAGCATGAAATGGGTCTGAACTCACTTACATTTCTTGGACATTTGACCTTAGGAATCAGAGTAATCACAGTATGATTAATTTCCTTGAGCAGCTTGCCATGCTGAAGTACATCTAGGACAGCTAATATAACATCATTCCCTACTATAGACCATGCATCTTTATAAAAGTAGGACCCAAATCCATCAGGACCTGGAGCCTTGAATCCTGGAATAGAAAACAAAGTGCAGCTTTAACTTCATCAGCAGTACAAGGAGCATTGAGGATATCTTTGTGATGATTCTGACAGACAGGACCTGATTGCACTATCTGTTTGATAACCTGTGTTCTGTTGTCATGTACACTTCCCAGTAATTTTGTGTAATAAGCCAAGAAAGCATCTGACACCTCATCAGGTTTATCTCTCCATACACCATCCTTGTCAAATATACTATACACTTGATTCTGCAACCTTCTACTTTTAATACTCTGATGAAACAATGAAGTGTTCTCATCACCAGCTTTGATCCACTCCACTTTGGCTTTCTGTTTCAGAAAATCTAAATAGGCTTTATGAGTGATTCTATATTCTTGAATTGCTTGCAACTCCAGACTTGCC encodes:
- the LOC110803719 gene encoding uncharacterized protein produces the protein MEPLWYSQPGFSNTVNLNGKTNTIDYVDKLIPITRIMSSWVKDNIGNIFKKRKHLSARLNGIHNALETRPTCMHLLDLNGELSSEINLIFQQEEAFWMTRARTNWIKCGEQNTTYFHRSVTIRRKRNKITTLNSEVGQVIEGDDLVPHIMQYFSTLFTSESTMPTCDNHHYLNTIAIDHPATVEEVGREVFELGPFKSPGIDGFHAHFYQQH